In Panthera tigris isolate Pti1 chromosome B1, P.tigris_Pti1_mat1.1, whole genome shotgun sequence, the sequence CCAGCAAGAGGGCGCCCGGGAAGGGCCCACCCCAAAACGAGGGGTGCGGAGGCGCGCAGCACAGAGGCGGAAGGGGGAAGGGGCGATGAGGCGGGGCGCGAGTACGTGCGTGCGCGCTCGCAGCCGCGGTGGGGCGgttgccccgccccccgccgacGTGCGCGCGGCCGCACCTCGGTCGAAGGGAGGCGTGGCCGTAAAGAGGCACGGCCGTGTCGCGAAAGGGGCCGCAACGCTCAGGGCGCTGGTTGACGGCTGGGACTCCATTTTGTTCGCGGCTTCTCTGCTCGTAAGTCGCTTGTTTCCGTGGCTCGTGCGAGGCGAAAAGTTTTAAAAGGGTAAAAGTTGTAAGGAATATTCTGGAACTCTGTTGGTAAGCCTAGCgagtctccattttctctccGCAGCAGACGTCGATACCGCGGTTCCGGAGAGGCGGGGAGGATGCGGCCCTTGGACGTCGTCGAGCTGGCAGAGCCGGAGGAGGTGGAGGTGCTGGAGCCCGAGGAGGATTTCGAGCAGTTCCTGCTGCCCGTCATCAACGAGATGCGGGAGGACATCGCGGCGCTGACCCGGGAGCACGGCCGGGCGTACATGCGGAACCGGAGCAAGCTGTGGGAGATGGACAATATGCTCATCCAAATCAAAACGCAGGTGGAGGCCTCGGAGGAGAGCGCCCTGAACCATCTTCAGAATCCCGACGATGGAGTCGAGGGCAGAGGGACCAAACGGTGCGAGAAGGCGGAGGAGAAGGCCAAGGAGATCGCGAAGATGGCAGAGATGTTGGTGGAGCTGGTCCGGCGGATAGAGAGGAGCGAATCGTCGTGAAGGCGGGCGGGCGGTAAGGCCGGGGGCCGGCGGGGCCCGATGCGGGTCCTGGTCGTTGCCAGACCCTTGGTTAATCTCCGACGAGACGTGTTTAATAAGGGTCCACGTGGGGTGGAAGTTGGAGGCAGGAGAAATACGGGCGTGCTCGATTTTCACCCCGGGTGTGCGTAGCAATCTGTTAAAAATCCTCTACGCTGCTGATTTGGGAAAGCCAGGTTTGGGAGTGTTGGGTTGAAACCCACAGGCCCGGTCAGTAGGGTGACTGCAGAACCGTGATCGCACAGGCCTTTAAGGAGACAAAGTCACAACAGGGGCCGTTGAGCAAGGGGGAATAGAAAGCGGATTGATTGTCCGAGGGAAGGGCTCTTACTGGACGAGTTCAGGTTTTGCTAGAAGACTGGAATGGGTCAGGGGGCCTGGAGAAGAGCTGGCGTCCTGCACGGTTAACGGTGTGCCgggctttggtttgtttttccttcaggaTGAACTTCTTAATGATGACTTTCTCCCGATTGCGCTTTAGGTTAACAGCCAATGGATTCTGGTCAACTGATGGAGATTGGCTGACATCGTTGAGAAGCTGAAACCAGAGagccttttgttttctctctctctctcttttttttttcccccctctgtctACACTCTGTCCTCACTTACACTACGTTTCCGCAATGGTCTGTGGTTGATGACCTCAATATAAGTTTTGACTGTTCgatgtttttgtttgggaaggtaacttttatttggaaaatgctCTCACACGACAATTAGGGCCTAGATTGTAAGCTTTTGCAGCAGTCACGTTTGTTCCTGGGCTTTGgttatttctaaattttgagGCGCTTTGCTCTCTCTTGTGTGACTTGAAAGCTCCCTGGAACTTTGAGTCTGTGTCACATGAGACGCAAGAGTTGGAGTTTTCCAGCTCTGGAGGTGCCCAAGGCGCTGGGTTACTTCTAGAAGAGTACTTCCTGCGGTAACTGCTAAAGAAGCTGAAGAAGGGACCAGACTTGGACTTGGAATGTGAATGGGGCTGATCTGGCTAGGACTTGATGAATCAGAagaaggggtggaggagggtAGTGTCTGTATTTTGGGACTTTAATTTCTGTGTGAGACCAAAGGAGAAGAGATGTATTTTGTTcgaaatttacattttatgtggTACACTATCTGATGTAACTTGTCTGGTCAGTTTGTTTGGACAACCCAACTCAGCTTTATTTGACGTGGAACCTAGAATAGGAGACAAGATCTTGGTGTTCTGTACAAGATGATGATGTGATACCCTGATGCATCTCGGGGATTCTGGGCATAAAATGAAAGAGATACTTGCAAAGGCTCttgaggggcagggaaaggaaaggaggactGTCTGCGTTGGACCCTAAACTGGACAGGGACTAGGTATTTTTGAAGTTCATAAGTTGTCCTGCTCTAAGTTCATTTGAGTAGCAGACCTGACAAGCATTTGAGGTCAAAACCCTACCAtgtgtaataaaaagaaaaaaaaaaaaatgaccatgttAATAAAAGTATTCATTTGCTTGAAAAGACAAAAGACCTAAAAAAGTTAttgactaaattttttttctctcgaAATCTCTTCCTTTGTCATCACTGCCAATTGGAGAATGAGTGTCTTAAGCCTCTGATCATGGGGAAGATTTAGCTCCGCCTGCTACTATAGGAACTGGTCAGGGGAAGGACAGTCTCGGTTCTTAGTGCAGGAAAGAACCCCTTAAAATCCTGTCGCCCCGCGGCTCTCTTCAGACAGCCAGGCCAGAGTACTTTCACTCTTTTAACGTAGAAGATCGGAACGTAATCGTACTCTAGTCCTTGCATTAGCAATATGAAGGGAAGCCGCAATTACAGTGGTGTGGTGGGCCACGCACACCCCTCCCAGCCCCGTCAGCAGGGAAGGGCTTGCTCCCCAGCCGCCGGAAGTGCTGCCGACAGCCCTCAGCTGGTCAGTCCTTGTGAGAAGTTCCTCTGCTTAAGAGCTGCCCTAGCCAAGGCCAGGCCCCCTTTCCTGGGTGGCccgtgtccattgactgatgggCTGGGGTCCGACGGCTCTTTCCCTCTTGCTGCAAGTTGGGACAACTCAGAAGCGCGTCTCTCTCAGCTCCCCGGGGGGGGTCTGCTGAGGCTTTTGCTGGGTCTGCCTCATTGCCCCACTTCTCTGCCTCATCTTACTGGACCTTCCCTTCCACGGGAATGAAACCCTAATAAATTTAACCCACGATGTGATTTTCATCTTGGAGTCCGCTTCCTCGGAAGCCCGATGGATAAATGTAAAACCGCGGCAAACCGTGTGTCAAAAGCTACATACCATGTCTCTGGAAGCGTTAAGAAGCATTTCAAAGCAAATAACTGGTGAACGTGGCCTGGAAAGAGGAATACAGCTCTGAGGACGAGAGAATGAGAGACCTCTCAGGCACAGGGAACAGTGTGAAAAAAATGGCGGAAGTTCCAAATTTTCTATATAGGTTTTAATAGAAGTGGGTAGGATGGAATTATGAACCGAGAAGCAACAACCACCAAAAAAATTTGCGAAAACTAGGAAATTAATATTGGTATGATACAACTAACTAGATTCCAGACTTTCCTGATTTTACCAGTTTCCAGTAATGCCTCTTTTCCTGTTTCCGGGTGCCACGTTGCGTTTGGTTAATTTTAAAACGAGTAATACAATGgcacaaaattcaaaagaaaaaaagtggaccCGTTCTCCCCATCTTCCCGAGGAAGGCAACGGTTTACCAGTGTCTTGTGTACCTTTCCAAATTATGCATGTTTAGGCACATACATAATTCTCCCCAACCTTGGGggttttttgagtttgtttttacaTAGATGGTAGTACACTGTGTAACCTGCAAATgtcctttgtgtgttttttccacCTGAAGCTCTGGTTTGAAAATCTTAGCCTATCTAAACATCTAGACGCGCATTCTTTTTTTCAGCAGCTACATGGTGTTGTTTATCGTCCTATGAATTGTGAAGTAATCAGAGACGATTCTTGAGAGGTTTGCAAACTTTAGTCCTAAATTACTTTCAGTAACTGCTTACTTCCTCCTCCTTGTAAGCAACCACTAATTCCAGAGTCCCCAGCTCCTGAAGTCTATCCCGGATTGCTAGCAGTTGGAGGAGTAATTGAATCTCTTGCATTTTCTAAGCAAAGAATGTCCTAAGGAGCCGTTCTGAGAGGCAGTCTTATGAGACTGTACAATCACATCATTGAGTACAGCCAAGGTTGCCGGAATTTTTTATTGTAGATCTGTATGTCCTTTACAAGCCCCAGGCTCTCTGTCCTTTTCCCGGCTGTCCTTCAGAGCTCCGGTCACGGACAGCTGTGCAGGAAGGACCCCTGGGGTTGTTGGCCAGGTTCTCTACATTGCACAGCCTCCCTGAAGCCGGGACCGATCTCTGTTCAGGTGCTTCAGGTGTGACaaatgtccttttatttattttttttaatgtttatttttgagagagagcgtgcacaagcgggggaggagcagagagagagggagacaacaatctgaaacaggctccaggctctgagctgtcagcactgactccgacgcggggctcaaactcacaaaccgtgagatcatgacttgagctgaaataggacacttagcctactgagccacctaggtgcccctacaagTGTCTTTTTATATCAAAATGCTATCACAGAAAGAAACGGGGCTACAGGAGCATGGTGGTCTGGAGAGGCATtggagaggagacagacaagGTGGTATGTAACAGAAGCTCTGATGAGAAATGGAGGCAaagtaggggcccctgggtggctcagtcagttaagcaccggactcttgatctcagcggaGATAatgatctcaggctcatgagttcaagccctgcgttgggctccatgctggacggtgtgaagcctacttgaaagaaagaaagaaagaaatggaggcaaAGTATGCAAACTGTTCACAATCCACTGGTCTCACACTTGGTAAGAATCAGGCTGGGAAGACCACTAGGTCCCGCAGAGGCTTCTGCATCCAGCTGTTTCATCAGCTGACGTGACCCCTGGGAAGAAAGCAAATTTAATTCTAATGACGTGGTAGGACCGACAATAGCCAAGGATGCAATCAACACTTGGACGAGCATCCACAAAAATGACTCCGGGGGCCCCTGGCTGTTCAGTtcgtagagcctgtgactcttcatctcggggtcgtgagttcagaccccacgttgggtgtagagctgactttaaaaataaaatggaaagctttatttctttttttttttaacgactCCAAGTGAAGGGAAGACACTCCAAAGAGTTCTTAAACTTGCTGAAGATAAAACCCTGGAGTCCAAGCTACCACGGAACAGAGGGGCTGGGAAACAGGAGATCTGGCTCCCAGCCATCCTGCTACTGCtctctgtgtgatcttgggcacatACTGGCTTGTCTGGGGTGATTTCCAGCACGGGCATTCTGTGTGACCTCTAGAACTAAAGCTCATCTGGGACAAAATGCTGTAGGGATCATTCGTGCTATTCACCAAGTACATTCCAAGTATCCGCCTTCCAGGCACGCCGTGGAACTGGACTTCCCAGCCCTCTtgtgcttggggtgggggtggggggcggggggggggggaagggagggtaggggaaggaggaagagggacagtGTGAGAGACTAACCCTGGTCAATGAGCTGTGAGGAAGGCGGCACATCTCTAATCCAAGCCTGAACCTCCAACAAGAGACCCCCCCAGGGTTCTGTCTGTGGCACAGGGACGAGCAGCATCCAAGATGGTGGCGGATCATCAGCCTATGTTCCTTCAACAAGAGTAGTTCCCCTGCCAACCGATGATGAACATGTAGCACAAAGGAGGAGACCCGTATTGTTCCAAGCGCTGAGGTTCGGGGGTTGTCAAGATG encodes:
- the MRFAP1 gene encoding MORF4 family-associated protein 1, which produces MRPLDVVELAEPEEVEVLEPEEDFEQFLLPVINEMREDIAALTREHGRAYMRNRSKLWEMDNMLIQIKTQVEASEESALNHLQNPDDGVEGRGTKRCEKAEEKAKEIAKMAEMLVELVRRIERSESS